Proteins found in one Physeter macrocephalus isolate SW-GA chromosome 17, ASM283717v5, whole genome shotgun sequence genomic segment:
- the SLC6A2 gene encoding sodium-dependent noradrenaline transporter isoform X1: protein MLLARMNPQVQPENSGAGPGSEQPQQKRKAAELLVVKERNGVQCLLASRDRDEQPRETWGKKIDFLLSVVGFAVDLANVWRFPYLCYKNGGGAFLIPYTLFLIIAGMPLFYMELALGQYNREGAATVWKICPFFKGVGYAVILIALYVGFYYNVIIAWSLYYLISSFTLNLPWTDCGHVWNSPNCTDPKLLNSSVLGNHTTYSKYKFTPAAEFYERGVLHLHESNGIHDIGLPQWQLLLCLIVVVIVLFFSLWKGVKTSGKVVWITATLPYLVLFALLVHGITLPGASNGINAYLHIDFYRLKEATVWIDAATQIFFSLGAGFGVLIAFASYNKFDNNCYRDALLTSTINCVTSFISGFAIFSILGYMAHEHKVNIEDVATEGAGLVFILYPEAISTLSGSTFWAVVFFVMLLALGIDSSMGGMEAVITGLADDFQVLKRHRKLFTFGVSFGTFLLALFCITKRLAYGITPENEHHLVAQRDIRQFQLEHWLAI from the exons ATGCTTCTGGCGCGGATGAACCCGCAGGTGCAGCCTGAGAACAGCGGGGCGGGCCCGGGGTCGGAGCAGCCCCAGCAGAAGCGCAAAGCTGCAGAACTCTTGGTGGTGAAAGAGCGCAACGGCGTCCAGTGCCTTCTGGCGTCCCGCGACAGAGACGAGCAGCCCCGGGAGACCTGGGGCAAGAAAATCGACTTCCTGCTGTCGGTGGTCGGCTTCGCCGTAGACCTGGCCAACGTGTGGCGCTTCCCCTATCTCTGCTACAAGAACGGCGGAG GAGCCTTCCTGATCCCATACACCCTGTTTCTCATCATCGCTGGCATGCCCCTGTTCTACATGGAGCTGGCTCTGGGCCAGTACAACCGGGAAGGGGCAGCCACCGTGTGGAAGATCTGCCCGTTTTTCAAAG gaGTTGGCTACGCTGTGATCCTCATTGCACTCTACGTTGGCTTCTACTACAATGTCATCATTGCCTGGTCACTCTACTACCTCATCTCCTCCTTCACCCTTAACCTGCCCTGGACTGACTGCGGCCATGTCTGGAACAGCCCCAACTGCACCGACCCCAAGCTCCTCAACAGCTCCGTGCTGGGCAACCATACCACGTACTCCAAGTACAAGTTCACGCCAGCAGCAGAGTTTTATGA ACGTGGCGTCCTGCACCTTCACGAGAGCAACGGGATTCATGACATCGGCCTGCCCCAGTGGCAGCTCTTGCTCTGTCTGATCGTCGTCGTCATCGTCCTGTTTTTTAGCCTCTGGAAAGGAGTGAAGACATCAGGAAAG GTGGTGTGGATCACGGCCACGCTGCCTTACCTCGTGCTGTTTGCGCTCCTGGTCCACGGCATCACGCTGCCCGGCGCTTCCAATGGCATCAACGCCTACCTGCACATCGACTTCTACCGTCTGAAAGAGGCCACG GTATGGATTGATGCTGCaactcagatatttttttctttgggcgCTGGATTTGGTGTCTTGATTGCATTTGCTAGTTACAACAAGTTTGACAACAACTGCTATAG gGACGCCCTGCTCACCAGCACCATCAACTGTGTCACCAGCTTCATCTCTGGGTTCGCCATCTTCTCCATCCTTGGTTACATGGCCCATGAACACAAGGTCAACATTGAGGATGTTGCCACTGAAG GAGCTGGCCTGGTCTTCATCCTGTACCCAGAAGCCATTTCCACCCTATCAGGATCCACGTTCTGGGCTGTCGTGTTCTTCGTCATGCTCCTGGCTCTGGGAATTGACAGCTCA ATGGGAGGCATGGAGGCGGTCATCACGGGCCTGGCTGACGACTTCCAGGTCCTGAAACGACACCGGAAGCTCTTCACATTTGGTGTCTCCTTTGGAACCTTCCTTCTGGCCCTGTTTTGCATAACCAAG AGACTGGCCTATGGCATCACCCCAGAGAACGAGCATCACCTGGTGGCCCAGAGGGACATCAGGCAGTTCCAA TTGGAACACTGGCTGGCCATCTGA
- the SLC6A2 gene encoding sodium-dependent noradrenaline transporter isoform X2: MLLARMNPQVQPENSGAGPGSEQPQQKRKAAELLVVKERNGVQCLLASRDRDEQPRETWGKKIDFLLSVVGFAVDLANVWRFPYLCYKNGGGAFLIPYTLFLIIAGMPLFYMELALGQYNREGAATVWKICPFFKGVGYAVILIALYVGFYYNVIIAWSLYYLISSFTLNLPWTDCGHVWNSPNCTDPKLLNSSVLGNHTTYSKYKFTPAAEFYERGVLHLHESNGIHDIGLPQWQLLLCLIVVVIVLFFSLWKGVKTSGKVVWITATLPYLVLFALLVHGITLPGASNGINAYLHIDFYRLKEATVWIDAATQIFFSLGAGFGVLIAFASYNKFDNNCYRDALLTSTINCVTSFISGFAIFSILGYMAHEHKVNIEDVATEGAGLVFILYPEAISTLSGSTFWAVVFFVMLLALGIDSSMGGMEAVITGLADDFQVLKRHRKLFTFGVSFGTFLLALFCITKGGIYVLTLLDTFAAGTSILFAVLMEAIGVSWFYGVDRFSNDIQQMMGFKPGLYWRLCWKFVSPAFLLFVVVVSIINFKPLTYDDYIFPLWANWVGWAIAGSSMVLVPAYVVYKFLSTRGSLRERLAYGITPENEHHLVAQRDIRQFQLEHWLAI, from the exons ATGCTTCTGGCGCGGATGAACCCGCAGGTGCAGCCTGAGAACAGCGGGGCGGGCCCGGGGTCGGAGCAGCCCCAGCAGAAGCGCAAAGCTGCAGAACTCTTGGTGGTGAAAGAGCGCAACGGCGTCCAGTGCCTTCTGGCGTCCCGCGACAGAGACGAGCAGCCCCGGGAGACCTGGGGCAAGAAAATCGACTTCCTGCTGTCGGTGGTCGGCTTCGCCGTAGACCTGGCCAACGTGTGGCGCTTCCCCTATCTCTGCTACAAGAACGGCGGAG GAGCCTTCCTGATCCCATACACCCTGTTTCTCATCATCGCTGGCATGCCCCTGTTCTACATGGAGCTGGCTCTGGGCCAGTACAACCGGGAAGGGGCAGCCACCGTGTGGAAGATCTGCCCGTTTTTCAAAG gaGTTGGCTACGCTGTGATCCTCATTGCACTCTACGTTGGCTTCTACTACAATGTCATCATTGCCTGGTCACTCTACTACCTCATCTCCTCCTTCACCCTTAACCTGCCCTGGACTGACTGCGGCCATGTCTGGAACAGCCCCAACTGCACCGACCCCAAGCTCCTCAACAGCTCCGTGCTGGGCAACCATACCACGTACTCCAAGTACAAGTTCACGCCAGCAGCAGAGTTTTATGA ACGTGGCGTCCTGCACCTTCACGAGAGCAACGGGATTCATGACATCGGCCTGCCCCAGTGGCAGCTCTTGCTCTGTCTGATCGTCGTCGTCATCGTCCTGTTTTTTAGCCTCTGGAAAGGAGTGAAGACATCAGGAAAG GTGGTGTGGATCACGGCCACGCTGCCTTACCTCGTGCTGTTTGCGCTCCTGGTCCACGGCATCACGCTGCCCGGCGCTTCCAATGGCATCAACGCCTACCTGCACATCGACTTCTACCGTCTGAAAGAGGCCACG GTATGGATTGATGCTGCaactcagatatttttttctttgggcgCTGGATTTGGTGTCTTGATTGCATTTGCTAGTTACAACAAGTTTGACAACAACTGCTATAG gGACGCCCTGCTCACCAGCACCATCAACTGTGTCACCAGCTTCATCTCTGGGTTCGCCATCTTCTCCATCCTTGGTTACATGGCCCATGAACACAAGGTCAACATTGAGGATGTTGCCACTGAAG GAGCTGGCCTGGTCTTCATCCTGTACCCAGAAGCCATTTCCACCCTATCAGGATCCACGTTCTGGGCTGTCGTGTTCTTCGTCATGCTCCTGGCTCTGGGAATTGACAGCTCA ATGGGAGGCATGGAGGCGGTCATCACGGGCCTGGCTGACGACTTCCAGGTCCTGAAACGACACCGGAAGCTCTTCACATTTGGTGTCTCCTTTGGAACCTTCCTTCTGGCCCTGTTTTGCATAACCAAG GGTGGAATATACGTGCTGACCCTGCTGGACACATTTGCGGCGGGGACCTCCATTCTGTTTGCTGTGCTCATGGAGGCCATAGGCGTCTCCTGGTTTTATG GTGTGGACAGGTTCAGCAACGACATCCAGCAGATGATGGGGTTCAAGCCGGGCCTGTACTGGAGACTCTGCTGGAAGTTTGTCAGCCCCGCGTTCCTCCTG TTTGTGGTGGTCGTGAGCATCATCAATTTCAAGCCGCTCACCTACGATGACTACATCTTCCCCCTCTGGGCCAACTGGGTCGGGTGGGCCATCGCGGGCTCCTCCATGGTCCTGGTGCCCGCCTACGTCGTCTACAAGTTCCTCAGCACGCGGGGCTCCCTTCGCGAG AGACTGGCCTATGGCATCACCCCAGAGAACGAGCATCACCTGGTGGCCCAGAGGGACATCAGGCAGTTCCAA TTGGAACACTGGCTGGCCATCTGA